In a single window of the Apteryx mantelli isolate bAptMan1 chromosome 11, bAptMan1.hap1, whole genome shotgun sequence genome:
- the LOC136993037 gene encoding olfactory receptor 14J1-like, which translates to MAYDRYVAICRPLHYGTLMGPRACVKMAAAAWASGFLHALLHTADTFSIPLCQGNTVDQFFCEIPQILKLSCSDSYLREVGLIAVSACLVFGCFVFIVLSYVQIFTAVLRMPSEQGRHKAFSMCLPHLAVVSLFASTSFFAYLKPPSISSPALDLVVTVLYSVVPPAVNPLIYSMRNKELKDALKKLVHWVQCQCQ; encoded by the coding sequence atggcctatgaccgctatgttgccatctgcagacccctgcactacgggaccctcatgggccccagagcttgtgtcaaaatggcagcggctgcctgggccagtggttttctccatgctctcctgcacactgctgacaccttttcaataccactctgccaaggcaacacagtggaccagttcttctgtgaaatcccccagatcctcaagctctcctgctcagactcctacctcagggaagttgggcttattgcagttagtgcctgtttagtctttgggtgtttcgttttcattgtgctgtcgtacgtgcagatcttcactgctgtgctgaggatgccctctgagcagggacgacacaaagccttttccatgtgcctccctcacctggctgtggtctccctgtttgccagcacctcattttttgcctacctgaaacctccctccatctcctccccagctctggatctggtggtgactgttctgtactccgtggtacctccagcagtgaaccccctcatctacagcatgaggaacaaggaactcaaggatgcGCTGAAGAAACTTGTTCACTGGGTACAATGTCAGTGCCAATAA